A stretch of Bombina bombina isolate aBomBom1 chromosome 2, aBomBom1.pri, whole genome shotgun sequence DNA encodes these proteins:
- the EMC4 gene encoding ER membrane protein complex subunit 4 has translation MATPSNLVAKRDRRFKWAIEFGSGGNRGRGERGGPQDNMYPVGYSDKQVPDTSVQESDHNLVEKRCWDIALGPLKQIPMNLFIMYMAGNTISIFPIMMVCMMAWRPIQALLATPATFKLLESSGQRFLQGLVYLIGNLLGLALAVYKCQSMGLLPTHASDWLAFIEPPERMEFTGGGLLL, from the exons ATGGCTACTCCTTCAAACCTAGTAGCCAAACGTGACCGACGCTTCAAGTGGGCTATTGAATTTGGAAGTGGTGGAAACAG GGGTCGAGGAGAAAGGGGGGGCCCACAGGACAACATGTATCCTGTGGGCTATTCAGACAAACAGGTCCCAGACACCAGTGTTCAAGAATCTGACCACAACCTGGTGGAGAAG CGATGCTGGGACATAGCTCTTGGGCCCCTCAAGCAGATCCCCATGAACCTCTTTATTATGTATATGGCTGGGAACACAATTTCTATCTTTCCCATTATGATGGTGTGTATGATGGCGTGGAGACCAATCCAAGCTTTACTCGCAACACCAGCAA CCTTCAAGCTCCTAGAAAGCTCTGGCCAACGGTTCCTACAAGGTTTGGTCTATTTGATTGGAAATCTTCTTGGCTTGGCACTAGCTGTTTACAAGTGTCAATCAATGGGGCTTCTTCCCACTCATGCATCAGATTGGCTAGCTTTCATTGAACCACCAGAG AGAATGGAATTCACTGGAGGAGGCCTCTTATTGTGA